The DNA region GTTTACTTAAAAGACATAACATTTGTTAAGTATGTATTGGAGGACCCGGATAGCGGTATAAAGGCTTTTAATAATGTACTTTCAAGTTATTATAAAAAAGGGGATTTTGAATCGGCATTCAAGGAATTTGTTGCATTAAATGCGCTTACTGCATCCGGCATTCAGGAAAAGGGGTATGAAGAGGGTATGCAATATGGAAAAGTTGCAATTGAGAAGATTCATCATATATACCCTGTACTAAAATCTGAAATATACGGGGAACGGGCGCCACAGGAATTAGGTGCAAATTACATACAGTTTATGCCGTCTGATGTTAATGATAATAATCTTATGATTGAGTTTAACGGCACAGATAACAATTGGGCAGCAATGGTTGTTAAAGTAAGGAGTGACGGCAGCGGATTTGAAACAGAGGAGATGACTATTAATTCATTCAACAGGTATGGATGCTTTGTTGTAAATGGTTTTGGAACTATTTACAGTGAGGTATATTTTGTCCCTGTTGTATTGTTAGACTCTGAACTTTTTGATTCCGCATCCTATTATTACAATGCTTCACTTAATAGTGTTTGTAATGTAACAACTAATATACATGGAAATGCTTTTTTGATACATTCTGATACACAGACAGAGGCAACTGCTGAACCCAAAAGTGATAAAAGATGTTTTATAGCAACTGTTGCATTCGGTTCATCAGATTCACCTTATGTTATGGTCCTGAGAAATTTCAGGGATAAATACCTTATTCCTTACAACTTAGGCAGAAAAATTGTGAATACATACTATTCTATAAGTCCTGCAATAGCCGATTTCCTGGAACAACATCCTCCTGCACCGTTTATGGTCAGGATTACTCTCTTTCCAGTCATCGGGATAGTTTACCTATTATTAGTTACATCACTATTTGTAAAAATTGTTCTTATTGTTCTTATTATATGTTTATTCTTATTTTTGAAATATCATAACCATCCGGCTTTCTCCCGTACGAACAATCCACATTTTCCACTTTTTCCTTGACAATAGGTAGTAATATATATTATTTTATCGTTTGCCTTGTATAAGGTATATTCTGCTTTATACGCGGTTCTTTATTAAAGTACAGTAATACAAAGCCGAAAAAGTATAACTTAATTATATTTCTTCAATGATCTTTCCAGAAATAATCGGCTTATAATTTCAATAAAATTCGAGGGGAGGATTTAGATACCCTGTGGCAAAGATAGTATATTTAACAATCAGTTTTCTTTTGTTGTTTGTCTTTTCAACTAATGTCAATGCACAAAAACATAAAGTTAAAACAGGAGAAACCCTTTATGATATAGCAAAAGATAATGGTGTTTCCGTAAAAGACATAAAAAATACTAATAAATTACATACTTCAAGAATCCATCCGGGGGATGTTATTGCGATACCAGGTAAAGCGGCACTCAAGACAAAAGATAAGCAAAACACATTAGCTAAAGCAACTATCAAAAAAACAACAAAATCAAATGATGTTACAGAAGTTAAAGCGGCTGATGATTATAATCCTTATATAGTTGAAAGTGGAGAAAATCTTTATAGAATAGCGTCAAGATTCGGGATTTCAGTTAAGGAAATCAAAAAAATAAATAACTTAAAAGGTAATGCAATTAAAGTCGGGCAAAAGTTACTTGTACCTGTAGTTGAACACGAAGAGGAGCTTCCTGATACTGCGGATGAATCTGTTAAGGAAACAGATGTTGCTGCTGCTGATAGTGTTGAAGAGTTTCAGAATGAAGATGAAAATGCACTAAATAATGTTTTAGCCCGGAATAATATTGACGCATTAACGGAAGATAGTGATTCCTCAAATTGGTTTTCTTTGATTGATAAAGCCATGGACTATATTGGAGTCCCTTACAGGTTCGGAGGGAGCAGTTTAAAAGGTATTGATTGCTCCGCTTTTGTTCAGACTGTTTACAAATACTTCAGCATTGACCTTCCAAGAACTGCAAGAGAACAATTCAAGGCCGGTGTAAGGGTCTCGAAAAAGGAACAGCTTAGGATAGGAGACCTGATATTTTTCAGGACTTATGCAAAGTATCCGTCTCATGTCGGTATCTATGTCGGGGAAGGAAAGATGATTCATGCATCATCCAGGAACAAAAAGGTTACTATCTCAAGTATAAATGAACCATACTACATCAGAAGATATATCGGGGCTGTCCGTCTCCCGGAAAACCTGCCTAATATGAATGTAGAAGATCTTAAATCATTTGCCAATTAAACAAAAAAAAGGCTGCATCCATATACTGGATGCAGCCTTAGGAACACTACCTCCCTGAGATTTATCTTGCTGCTATTGCAACATGGTAAGAGGTATATAGATTCATTGAAGATCTGAGGCCTTTCATAGATTCCTTTAAGTTCTTGATACCGGCTGATAAATCTGAGACATATACAGCCCGTTTAAAGTTATCAAGAGAGTTAAAAAAATCGGCGACTGTCTTCTCATAATCTGATTTCATATCCTCTTGTGCAGTAAAATCTGTTTTAATCTTCCTGTCTACTTTAGTTAGTTCATAAATTCTGAACATAAGATAATCGTAGACTATAGCCACATCACCATCTGTAGTGAAATCTGTATCATTCGTAATTTCACCATCGAGCATTTTCTTATTAATAATTGCTTCAAGCTCAAAAAGGGTTACTTCTAAACCGGTTACTACTTTTTGCGATTGTAAAGAAATGTTATTTTCTTCGGGTAGGATTGTGTTCCATGCAATCTTCTCTCCCTCACCTGCAAAAGAAATTGCTGAAAAAAGTGCCAAGACCGCAACGCCCATAAATATTACAAGCCCAGGTCTGATTATTTTAATTCTTTTAAACATTGTACTTCCCCCTCTGACTACCTATAGATTTATATTAGCTTCATCACCTCCTTTCTTTGTTTTTAATGATTTGTCCTACTAATATATATTTTCGGTAAAATTGGGGGTAACTTAAATGGGGAAACAGCTATCTAAGGTTGTTTAATTTCCAACAAAATCTAAGAATTCAGAGAGAACGGGGTGGTCGGTGGAGTTAACATTTTTAAAGGATATACCTATAAGGAATCTTGGTCCAGAAACCTTTACCCATCTTATCTCACCGTTTACAACCTCATTTTTACCGCTTTTCGGGTCAGTCTCAAAAGACAGATGTAACTTCACCTCTTGTTTGGGTTCTAAGCTCTGGTCAGCATATACTTCAATCCCCCCGCTGCTTATATTGGTAACAAATGCGCCGAATGATTGGTCCGTTTCAGGTATTACCACTTTTAAATGCGGGGAAATTATTTCTCTCTTGTTTTTTCTTCTATCGCCCATAGTCATTTTTGTCGGCCCCTGATATTAATAAGTTTATTTTGATTTTCTTCTGCTGATGTATTAACATAAAAAACATGAAAATACAAGAGGCAATATTAATGATAGCGTCCAGTGAGGCAGATTCCAATATTTACTATGCAACAGGATTTCTTGCACCTGACCCTTTTATCTTTATTCAGATAGGAAATGAAAAGATATTAATTATGAGCGACCTTGAGGTTGACAGGGCTAAATTACAAGCAAATGTTACGACAGTTCTTTCATATAGTTTTTATGAAGAGGCAGCAAAGAATGCGGGTGTGGATGAGCCTAAGACAACAGATGTATTGCATCACTTTTTTAAGGAAAGAGAGGTTAATAAAATTATTGTCCCGGAGTATTTTGGAATAAAGCAAGCTCTTCTCTTGCAGGAAAAGAACTATGATATTGAGGTAAAAGGCAACCCATTCTTCGAAGAAAGGGCACTAAAAAATAATGAAGAGCTTGGATATTTAATTGATGTACTTCGTCATTCTGAGAGGGCAGTGGAAAAGGCAATCAGATTTATAAGAGAGACAGATATAAGGAACGGTTATCTATATCATGAAGGGAAGCAGGTTACATCTGAGGATATTAAGAGATTGATGTCTGCATATCTATTGGACAATGATATCATTGCACAGCATACCATTGTCTCCTGCGGCTTAGATACAGCATCGCCTCATACAGAAGGTACCGGTTATCTGAAAGCTAATGTTCCAATTATAATAGATCTGTTTCCACGCTCTTTGAAAACCCGGTATTATGCAGATATTACAAGGACAGTTGTGAAGGGGAATGCATCGCAGGAAATAAAGGATATGTATGAAGCGGTCTTGCAGGCTCAGAAGATTGCTATGTCAATGTTAAAAGATGGTGTTAATGGACAGGATGTTCACAATGCCATACTTGAGCATTTTAATGGACTTGGTTATGAGAGCGGGGAGAAGGATGGTAAGATGCAGGGTTTCTTTCATGGGACAGGGCATGGTGTCGGTCTTGACATACATGAACCTCCAAGTATAAGTAAAAGGAAGGATGTGTTGCATACAGGGAATGTTGTAACAGTTGAGCCTGGGCTATATTATCCTGACATCGGCGGGGTCAGGTTAGAGGATATGGTTTTAATAAAGAACGACGGTGTAATTAATCTTACAAATTATCCTAAGATACTTGAGATTTAAAATGATAAGATTGAATTCTGGGGACATCCATACTGAATTATTAAGAGATTGGCTTTGACAGAGACACTTGATGAAAAAATCGAAAATTTGATTCTCTTCATTTCCTCTTTGTTAAGCTGATTATAACAAATTCACGTGAAGGTTAAAAGGTGTTTTTGCAATAGGATACCAAAATGATAATATGAGACCATAATGCTGATTGCGTAGCAAAATCATCATAGCAAAATCTCATTGACAGAAAAATCTCATCCTGCTACTTTAACCTCAGAAAAGTAACTCTAATTTTGTTAATCCAATAAATGAATAACCCAAAAATTCTTGATAATTCAATCTTACAGTTTCAACTCAAGACTTATCTGACAGAACTGCTTACCTCTAATAAATACACTGAATTCTCCGTAGCCACCGGTTACTGGGATTTGCCTGGAGTATTGGAACTATTGCTGGCAATTGAGGTATTCCTCGGTACAAATATGTTATCAGAGATCAGATTCCTTATAGGAGAGGAACCAAAGGTCAGGGTCAACCAGTTAGATACTTCATTTCCTGAGAAATACATTAAAGAAGACCTTAAAGACCTTCCATTCAAGCCTGAATATCAACATGCAGCAAGATTTTTATCTGCCCATCTGGACTCAGGAAGGATAAAGGTGAAACTTTATAAAAGGAGTTTTCTTCATGCCAAATGTTACATAGTCGGCTCTGAAAAAGAAAATGCAATCGGCATCATTGGCAGCTCCAATTTTACCCGAAGCGGTTTGCTTGGCAATACAGAGTTGAACGACGTTGAATCTGACCACAGAATAGTAAATTACGTCCCTAAGGGGGACACACAGGATCCGAGTCACCGAAGCTGGTTTGATAAACTCTGGCATGATGAAATGAATGTTGATTGGAACCGGCAGTTCAAAATGGAAATTCTTGGACTGAGCAAATTTGGTGACCTGACATACTCCCCGTATGAGATGTATATCAGGATTCTTTATGAGATTTATGGAGAAGATATAGAGATAGAAGAAAAGCTCAAAGCAGACCCAAGATTTGAGAGCAGGGTCAATCTGACTCTTTTTCAGGAAGAAAGCCATAGGAAGGTTATGTCAAAACTGACGAACGATAAAATAGGCATGTGTCTTGTAGGTGACAGTGTAGGGTTGGGCAAGTCATTTATTGCACGCAAAGTTATTGAGGAGTTCGGCTATTATATGAGAAAGAACGTAGTAGTAGTCTGTCCTGCATCTCTAAGGGAAGATTGGATTAATCACCTCAAGGAGATAACAGTCAATGGTCCTGTTTATTCAATTACGGAGTTTTCTCTGGATGATAGTTTCATGGATATAAAAAGAGACCTCCTGCAAAGGAAACACAATTCAAAAAGTGATAATGCTGTTGATCTGCTTGTAATAGATGAGAGCCACAACCTAAAAACGCAGGGGAGCAAGTCGTTTCAAAACCTGCTTCAACTCATCACTGATAAAGACTATTGCAGCTCACTGCCTAAAGTTCTCATGCTCTCTGCAACGCCTGTCAATAACGGCATAAAGGACCTTGCAAATCAGATACTTCTTGCAAAGGGTGGAAATGAGAAATTCTTTGCCCATTTCGGTATACCGAACCTATTATCCCTTTTTGGTTCCACTCAGCGGGAATTCAAACTCAGGGACTCTGAGGAAATATTTGCATGCCTTTACCCTATCCTCAATAAGATTATGGTAAAGAGGACAAAACATCAGGTAAAAAAAGACTTCCCTGATGCACTGCTTAATGGTGAGCCGATTATTTTCCCCGAGGAAAGGCTTGAGAATGTCTTATATGAATTGGATAGCAAAGACGTGAGGAAGGCCATTAGTGAAAGGTTGAGGGCTATTGAAAACTCAAACAAGCCCCTCTACGACTTTTTTACCAGTGAGCTGTCTGAAAGTGATGAAGAGAGGGAAGAAAAACAGGGCATTATGGAATTCTTCAAATATAAGGATACTGATAAAAGGAAAAAGGTATACCAGACGGAGTTTGAGTCCATCTTCCATTTCATTGACATGGCAATTAAGGGCTTGAGATTGATTCCATATAGTTATCTGACTGAGAAGCGCGTAAAGACAGAAGAAGAGGAAATACAGGCAAATGCGAGGAAGAGCCTTACTGGCGTTATGAAAGTAAGCATGTTCAAGTCCTTTGACTCATCTGTTTACACATTCAAAAAGAGGATAGATAAGTATGAGTCTTATCTATCCAATTTTGAGCAGTTATTTTTCGGGCATAATAAGATCGTAAAACCGGTGATAATACAGAAGGCGATGGCGAGGCATCAGGACGAACCCGATGAGGATGTGCTTGATTTAATATTTGATGAGATAGATAAGTTTAACGAAAGAGAACAGGAAAAGAAAAGGCACGACAATGCCTATCGTGTCCAGAATCCATACATAGAAATAAATCATGACGATTACAAGATTGACGATGTCAATAAATTTATTCAGCAGGATAAAGAGATCCTCACCCTGATTAAGAGTGTTTTGGGGGATATTAAGACAGACACAAAACTCAATAGGTTGAAAGAACGTTTGAAGACTTTGAAAGGCAACAAGGTGCTTATTTTTTCATACTTCGCAACCACCATTGATTATCTGAAACAGGAATTGGATAAAGCCTTCCTTTCAGAAATAGATATTGCCGAAGACAAAATTGAATTTTTGAAAAGCAAGACAAGCAAAAACAAGCAGGCAATAGTCCAGCGGTTTTCTCCAAAGGCCCAGCGACATGAGCCGGTAAATGGACTTATTAATGGAGAACCTGAGTTGCAGATACTATGCAGCACCGATGTCTTAAGCGAAGGGCAGAACTTACAGGACTGCGGGATAATTATTAATTATGACCTTCACTGGAACCCGGTAAAAATGATACAGAGGAATGGAAGGATCAACCGCCTCGGGTCAACCTTCAAAGAGATATTTATATATAACTTCCGTCCTGAGGCCCAGCTTGATAAGTTTCTGCAGCTCATGAAGAAATTGCAGGAGAAGATCAAGGTTATCGGATATAGTGTAGGGATTGACAGCAGTGTACTGGGAGAGCAGATAACTGAAAAACAATTCGGCCTGATTGACAGTATCTATTCCGGCAGCAGGGAAAGACAGGATCAGGCAATGGAAGAGTTGGAACGTGAAAACGACCTTGCCTTTGACGAGGCATTTGAAAACGACCTCAGGGAGTTTATGAGAAAGGCATCTGACGAAGAAAAGGAAAACATCAGAAATCTTAACTTCAACAAATACTGTGGAATCCCTGCCTTAAAGGGTGATGACAAGATGATTGCGTTTAATGTGGGGAAAGGGGAATTTGATTTCATCAGGACTGACGGGAATAAAGTTGCAAAGGAATCCAATCAACTGATGGCATTACGGCAGATCAGGAGTTTTGACACGGAGCGTAGAATTGAAAGATTGTCGTTTGAAGATAAACTTGCATTGGAAAAGAAAGCAATGGAGATTTTTGAATCGGATAGGGCATACCAGACTACAATAGAAGATATTGATCTTGAATCATTTACAGGTGTTAAACAATCAGGGGGCGCCACATCACTGGCTCGATACAAAGATGAACTGCTCAGACTATTACAGGGAAACATTGACCGTTATTCAACAGATAATGTTAACAGGATAAAGAGCCTGCTGACCTCAAGAAATTTGTCTGTAGATAATAGAATACGGTCATATCTCAGGAAATATGATAATCAAGTCTCTATTGATTTGCTGGATACCCTTGCAATCCTGAGTGCTAATATGATTAAAAATGAAGCACCACAGGAAGCACCTGAGCCTGTTCTGTGGTTTGGCTATCATGCACTTGAGGCAGGAAAAGAATGAATATTAAAGAAATCGTAAGCAGCGCAAATAAGTTACCGTATAAGGAACTATGCACAGCCTTGATTGATCGCTTTGCAGTGCAACAGCCGGTCAAGTGGGAGAGTGTCCTCCCTTATGCTGAACAGCATAGCCTGTTCGGCGGAGAGATATTACGGTTGATCTCAGACCACCCTACTCTTGCAAACCAGAAAGAAATAAGACCCGTTTGTGTGATGAGAGGTGAACTTTCACAACTCCTTTTTTTCTATATACAGCTCAAAGACGAAAAACTTTCCAGGACCATTATTGAAAGAATAAGCAGAAAGTTTGTCGGCGGAGCCGCCGCTGACAGGTACATTATCTGGTTTTTCGGAAACAATAATGCCGATGCCCTGAAAATTGTCATATCAGGCAAAGAGGTTAAAAAAATACGGTTAAAGACTCTCACCTTAGAGGCAGGACATTGGTTCAAGACGTATGATTATATCCTCGGCGAGATTGAAAGGAGATTCACACCCCCTTCACCCCCCCCCTTGATAAGGGGGGGAGACAGGGGGGGGGATTTTAAAGAGCCGTCCGGCCTCTATAAGGCTGTCTGGGAAGCCTTTGATATTTCCATTGTCAACAAGAGGTTCTATGCAGAGATTAAAGGGGTGTTTGATGCACTGACCAAAGAAGAACTGCCCAAATGTAAAGGCGTACTAACGGATGAAAAAGAGAGGGTTCAGTTTGCTATACGACTTATTGGCAGAATCATCTTCTGCTGGTTTTTAAAGCGGAAGGACATCATTTCTGAGGACGTCTTATCCTCAAAAGCAGTGCAGTCAACACCCAACTATTACCACAGTCTCCTTGAACCACTGTTTTTTGATGTACTTAATACACCTCGTAATGAGAGAAGAAAAGAACTCCCGGATTTAATCAAGGATTATCCGTTCCTGAACGGCGGTTTGTTTGAGCCTCAGAGACAAGACTGTAAAGACAATTGGTCATTGTATATTCCAAATGACTGGTTTGATGGATTCTTCAGCAACACCCTTGAAAAATACAACTTTACTGTAGATGAAAATACAGCGGCAAGCGCTGAAATAGCCATTGATCCGGAGATGCTGGGTAGGATATTTGAGAACCTATTGGCCGAACAAAACCCTGAAACAGGAGAATCAGCTCGGAAGGCAACAGGCTCTTATTATACACCGAGAGAGATTGTGGACTTCATGGTGGAAGAAAGCCTGATCGCGTATTTAAAGGATAATTCAGAGAACATCAAAATTATCCCCTCTCCCCTTGCGGGAGAGGGCAAGGGTGAGGGGGAATTTAATAATGCCGTCGAGGACTTCGTTCACACTGCCGAACTCCCTGACGCACTGAAACCTCACAGCAAAGAACTTCTTGAAAAGCTGAACACTGTAAAAGTCCTTGACCCTGCCTGCGGCTCAGGGGCATTTCCAATAAGCATGCTACAAAAACTCGTTGCATTAAAACAGCAATTGTCTTCTGATGTAGGGGATAATAAACTCTATGATATAAAGCTGAAAACGATTGAGAACTCTATCTATGGCGTTGATATTCAACCTATGGCAACAGAGTTAAGCCGCCTGAGGTGCTGGCTGTCTTTGATAGTTGACGAAGACACAAAGGAGATCAAGCCGCTCCCGAATCTTGACTTTAAATTCGTTACTGCAAATTCACTGATAGATCTTGGATATGATGAGTTTATCCATAAGGTTGAGACAGGAGCAATCGGCAGATTATTTCTGACCAATTTTATTAACAAACTAAATGAATTGCGCCTCGTCCGGCAGAAATATTTTTATACAGTTGCCAATGAAAAAGAAAACAATCCTCCCATCCCCCCTTTAGTAAAGGGGAGTAAAGTTTTTATCCCCTCCCCCTTGACGGGGGTGGGTAAGGGCGGGGGTGAGGTACGAGGATTTTCGAGTGAAAAAGACAAACTTAAAAAAGAGTTCAATACCATTAAAGATGCCTTATTCAAGATGTCCATGGAGCTTATAACTCATGGGTTCATAGATTTAGAGTTTGCCAATAAGATCAATAAATGGAACCCCTTTGACGACTCTGAAGCAGCGCCGTTTTTTAGCTCAGAGTGGATGTTCGGCATCCCTTCACCTTCCCACTTTGTAAAAGGGGCACCTCTAACAATTCCCTCTCCCCTTGCGGGAGAGGGCAGGGGTAAGGGGGGCTTTGACATAGTAATAGGAAACCCACCGTATGGGGCATATATTGACAATGAGACCATTAAGCAACTTGTTAAATTGTACTCCTATTATGACAGACAAAAAAATTCAGCTTCGTTTTTTATAGAGGTAGCTTCAAGATTAATTAAGAAGAATGCAGTTGTTACATATATCGTACCCAAATCTTTATCTTTTTCAGAAGGATGGAATAAGACAAGACAGCTCATATCCTCAACCAATACGCTGCATATTGTAATTGATGCCAGCAAAGCTTTTGAGAATGTTCTCTTAGAAGCCATCATCATTTCTTTCATCAATAAAAAAAGCAATAATTACTTTTTTAGTTGTGGTGAAAGTTGGGGCAATGCTATAAATGTAACCGGTATTTCAAACAGTGACATAATAAAAGAACTTGATATATTGCCTGTTTATATAACGTCTGAGCGTTTGCATATATTACGAAAAAGTGCTCAATCAAGCGTCTTGTTGTCTTCAATATCTATCACATCCAGAGGTCTACCTTTGCAAAGCAAGATATCTCAAAAAGGGGATCCTATACTTCGTGGAAAGAATATTGGCAAGTACCGTATATATGGAGAGGTAGACAGGGTTTCTTTATTGCCTGATATTCTGCAATCAAAAAAAGTCAAAGAAATAACGCAGAGGAAAATTGTTTCTCAAAACATTGTAGCTCATGTTCTTAATCCCTATGACCATATAATCATAATGTCATCACTAGACACAGAAGGTACGCTGTCACTGGATACTGTTATGAATACTGTTTTGACCACTGAGCAATTTGCTTATGAGTACATCCTTGCTTTGTTAAATTCGCAATTTGCTTCGTGGTTTTATTATTGGTTTGTTTACAACAGAGCAGTAAGAACAATGCATTTTGATAAGTATTATTTGGGGAAACTGCCGATCAAGAAAATTGATTTGTCTTCACAGCAGCCCTTCATCACCCTTGTTGATCAAATCCTTGCTGCCAAGCAACAACCCCCTTTTATTCCCCCTTTGATAAGGGGGAAGGAGGATTGTTATCTCTTTGCCAAAGGGGGTAATAAAGAAGCCGACACCTCCGCCCTTGAGCAACAGATTGACGAGATGGTCTATAAACTCTACGAC from Nitrospirota bacterium includes:
- a CDS encoding aminopeptidase P family protein, translated to MKIQEAILMIASSEADSNIYYATGFLAPDPFIFIQIGNEKILIMSDLEVDRAKLQANVTTVLSYSFYEEAAKNAGVDEPKTTDVLHHFFKEREVNKIIVPEYFGIKQALLLQEKNYDIEVKGNPFFEERALKNNEELGYLIDVLRHSERAVEKAIRFIRETDIRNGYLYHEGKQVTSEDIKRLMSAYLLDNDIIAQHTIVSCGLDTASPHTEGTGYLKANVPIIIDLFPRSLKTRYYADITRTVVKGNASQEIKDMYEAVLQAQKIAMSMLKDGVNGQDVHNAILEHFNGLGYESGEKDGKMQGFFHGTGHGVGLDIHEPPSISKRKDVLHTGNVVTVEPGLYYPDIGGVRLEDMVLIKNDGVINLTNYPKILEI
- a CDS encoding DEAD/DEAH box helicase family protein, with the translated sequence MNNPKILDNSILQFQLKTYLTELLTSNKYTEFSVATGYWDLPGVLELLLAIEVFLGTNMLSEIRFLIGEEPKVRVNQLDTSFPEKYIKEDLKDLPFKPEYQHAARFLSAHLDSGRIKVKLYKRSFLHAKCYIVGSEKENAIGIIGSSNFTRSGLLGNTELNDVESDHRIVNYVPKGDTQDPSHRSWFDKLWHDEMNVDWNRQFKMEILGLSKFGDLTYSPYEMYIRILYEIYGEDIEIEEKLKADPRFESRVNLTLFQEESHRKVMSKLTNDKIGMCLVGDSVGLGKSFIARKVIEEFGYYMRKNVVVVCPASLREDWINHLKEITVNGPVYSITEFSLDDSFMDIKRDLLQRKHNSKSDNAVDLLVIDESHNLKTQGSKSFQNLLQLITDKDYCSSLPKVLMLSATPVNNGIKDLANQILLAKGGNEKFFAHFGIPNLLSLFGSTQREFKLRDSEEIFACLYPILNKIMVKRTKHQVKKDFPDALLNGEPIIFPEERLENVLYELDSKDVRKAISERLRAIENSNKPLYDFFTSELSESDEEREEKQGIMEFFKYKDTDKRKKVYQTEFESIFHFIDMAIKGLRLIPYSYLTEKRVKTEEEEIQANARKSLTGVMKVSMFKSFDSSVYTFKKRIDKYESYLSNFEQLFFGHNKIVKPVIIQKAMARHQDEPDEDVLDLIFDEIDKFNEREQEKKRHDNAYRVQNPYIEINHDDYKIDDVNKFIQQDKEILTLIKSVLGDIKTDTKLNRLKERLKTLKGNKVLIFSYFATTIDYLKQELDKAFLSEIDIAEDKIEFLKSKTSKNKQAIVQRFSPKAQRHEPVNGLINGEPELQILCSTDVLSEGQNLQDCGIIINYDLHWNPVKMIQRNGRINRLGSTFKEIFIYNFRPEAQLDKFLQLMKKLQEKIKVIGYSVGIDSSVLGEQITEKQFGLIDSIYSGSRERQDQAMEELERENDLAFDEAFENDLREFMRKASDEEKENIRNLNFNKYCGIPALKGDDKMIAFNVGKGEFDFIRTDGNKVAKESNQLMALRQIRSFDTERRIERLSFEDKLALEKKAMEIFESDRAYQTTIEDIDLESFTGVKQSGGATSLARYKDELLRLLQGNIDRYSTDNVNRIKSLLTSRNLSVDNRIRSYLRKYDNQVSIDLLDTLAILSANMIKNEAPQEAPEPVLWFGYHALEAGKE
- a CDS encoding C40 family peptidase, which gives rise to MAKIVYLTISFLLLFVFSTNVNAQKHKVKTGETLYDIAKDNGVSVKDIKNTNKLHTSRIHPGDVIAIPGKAALKTKDKQNTLAKATIKKTTKSNDVTEVKAADDYNPYIVESGENLYRIASRFGISVKEIKKINNLKGNAIKVGQKLLVPVVEHEEELPDTADESVKETDVAAADSVEEFQNEDENALNNVLARNNIDALTEDSDSSNWFSLIDKAMDYIGVPYRFGGSSLKGIDCSAFVQTVYKYFSIDLPRTAREQFKAGVRVSKKEQLRIGDLIFFRTYAKYPSHVGIYVGEGKMIHASSRNKKVTISSINEPYYIRRYIGAVRLPENLPNMNVEDLKSFAN
- a CDS encoding PilZ domain-containing protein translates to MGDRRKNKREIISPHLKVVIPETDQSFGAFVTNISSGGIEVYADQSLEPKQEVKLHLSFETDPKSGKNEVVNGEIRWVKVSGPRFLIGISFKNVNSTDHPVLSEFLDFVGN
- a CDS encoding N-6 DNA methylase: MNIKEIVSSANKLPYKELCTALIDRFAVQQPVKWESVLPYAEQHSLFGGEILRLISDHPTLANQKEIRPVCVMRGELSQLLFFYIQLKDEKLSRTIIERISRKFVGGAAADRYIIWFFGNNNADALKIVISGKEVKKIRLKTLTLEAGHWFKTYDYILGEIERRFTPPSPPPLIRGGDRGGDFKEPSGLYKAVWEAFDISIVNKRFYAEIKGVFDALTKEELPKCKGVLTDEKERVQFAIRLIGRIIFCWFLKRKDIISEDVLSSKAVQSTPNYYHSLLEPLFFDVLNTPRNERRKELPDLIKDYPFLNGGLFEPQRQDCKDNWSLYIPNDWFDGFFSNTLEKYNFTVDENTAASAEIAIDPEMLGRIFENLLAEQNPETGESARKATGSYYTPREIVDFMVEESLIAYLKDNSENIKIIPSPLAGEGKGEGEFNNAVEDFVHTAELPDALKPHSKELLEKLNTVKVLDPACGSGAFPISMLQKLVALKQQLSSDVGDNKLYDIKLKTIENSIYGVDIQPMATELSRLRCWLSLIVDEDTKEIKPLPNLDFKFVTANSLIDLGYDEFIHKVETGAIGRLFLTNFINKLNELRLVRQKYFYTVANEKENNPPIPPLVKGSKVFIPSPLTGVGKGGGEVRGFSSEKDKLKKEFNTIKDALFKMSMELITHGFIDLEFANKINKWNPFDDSEAAPFFSSEWMFGIPSPSHFVKGAPLTIPSPLAGEGRGKGGFDIVIGNPPYGAYIDNETIKQLVKLYSYYDRQKNSASFFIEVASRLIKKNAVVTYIVPKSLSFSEGWNKTRQLISSTNTLHIVIDASKAFENVLLEAIIISFINKKSNNYFFSCGESWGNAINVTGISNSDIIKELDILPVYITSERLHILRKSAQSSVLLSSISITSRGLPLQSKISQKGDPILRGKNIGKYRIYGEVDRVSLLPDILQSKKVKEITQRKIVSQNIVAHVLNPYDHIIIMSSLDTEGTLSLDTVMNTVLTTEQFAYEYILALLNSQFASWFYYWFVYNRAVRTMHFDKYYLGKLPIKKIDLSSQQPFITLVDQILAAKQQPPFIPPLIRGKEDCYLFAKGGNKEADTSALEQQIDEMVYKLYDLTPEEIAIVEGRG